In one Sporocytophaga myxococcoides genomic region, the following are encoded:
- a CDS encoding dimethylarginine dimethylaminohydrolase family protein, with amino-acid sequence MIYTQKKVYDHNLHFSIDEIPPRVEPRKVLMASPEYFDIIDIKNPHMEKGLGNMDKKLAISQWENVRNEYLRLAELGILESVNVISGVPGCEDMVFAANQTFPWRDETGRKEVILSKMRHCSRQKEVPYFEEFFRDEGYKINKLEKTTLFEGMGDLIPHYGKMLLYGGYGFRSEKSAYDEIAQLLNVPIIALELINENFYHLDTCFLPLDEETVLICAEAFTTEGLKTIKKMFREVIAIPVHEASLNFSLNAHIINDQITGKKVALMQKGGIITFHHLVKKGFEVIELDTSEFIKSGGSVFCMKMMVY; translated from the coding sequence ATGATTTACACTCAAAAAAAAGTTTACGATCACAATTTACACTTTTCTATTGATGAAATTCCACCGAGGGTGGAGCCAAGAAAAGTACTTATGGCAAGTCCGGAATACTTTGATATCATAGATATCAAAAATCCACATATGGAAAAAGGTCTTGGAAATATGGACAAAAAACTGGCGATAAGTCAGTGGGAGAATGTTCGTAATGAATATCTGCGACTTGCAGAGCTGGGTATTCTTGAGTCTGTAAATGTAATTTCGGGTGTTCCTGGTTGTGAAGACATGGTATTTGCCGCCAATCAGACTTTCCCATGGAGAGATGAAACCGGAAGAAAAGAAGTAATTCTTAGTAAAATGAGACACTGCTCCAGGCAGAAAGAGGTGCCTTATTTTGAAGAGTTTTTCCGGGATGAGGGATACAAAATTAATAAACTGGAAAAAACTACACTTTTTGAGGGAATGGGTGACCTCATTCCTCATTATGGTAAAATGCTTCTATATGGAGGGTACGGCTTTCGCTCAGAAAAAAGCGCCTATGATGAAATTGCACAACTTTTGAACGTGCCTATCATAGCCCTTGAACTCATTAATGAGAATTTCTATCACCTTGATACCTGTTTTTTACCTTTGGATGAAGAAACTGTTTTGATTTGTGCGGAGGCTTTTACAACCGAAGGTTTGAAAACAATAAAAAAAATGTTTCGTGAAGTTATAGCCATACCTGTACATGAAGCATCATTAAACTTTTCTCTGAATGCTCATATTATTAATGACCAGATTACAGGGAAAAAAGTTGCGCTTATGCAAAAAGGAGGTATTATTACTTTTCACCACCTGGTAAAAAAAGGATTTGAAGTTATTGAATTGGATACTTCAGAATTTATTAAATCTGGTGGAAGTGTATTTTGTATGAAGATGATGGTTTATTAA
- the prfA gene encoding peptide chain release factor 1, with protein MIDKLEAIKKRFEEVSELIIQPEAMADMKKYSALGKEYKELEKIVQVYQKYKGILDNIESAKKVLETEKDPDFREMAKVELDELVPEKDKMEEVVKEMLIPKDPNDSKNVILEIRAGTGGDEAAIFAGDLHRMYQRLAEIMGWKLELLDYTEGTSGGYKEIICTVSGEDVYGKLKFESGVHRVQRVPATETQGRVHTSAATVVALPEVEDVEIDINMNDIRKDTFCSSGPGGQSVNTTYSAIRLTHIPTGVVVQCQDEKSQIKNFDKALKVLRSRLYEIELQKQNEEIGAQRKSLVGSGDRSDKIRTYNYPQGRVTDHRIGYTVYNLPVVMDGHIEDFIEQLRIAENAERLKEGVK; from the coding sequence ATGATTGATAAGCTCGAGGCCATTAAAAAAAGATTTGAGGAGGTTTCTGAACTAATAATTCAGCCTGAGGCAATGGCAGATATGAAAAAATATTCTGCACTGGGAAAAGAATACAAGGAACTTGAGAAGATAGTGCAGGTCTACCAAAAATATAAAGGAATTCTGGATAATATCGAAAGCGCCAAAAAAGTACTTGAAACGGAAAAAGATCCTGATTTCAGAGAAATGGCGAAGGTTGAGCTCGATGAACTGGTTCCGGAAAAGGATAAGATGGAAGAGGTTGTGAAAGAGATGCTTATCCCTAAAGACCCTAATGATAGTAAGAACGTTATTCTTGAGATCCGTGCCGGTACCGGCGGTGACGAAGCTGCTATTTTCGCAGGAGATTTACATAGAATGTATCAGCGTCTGGCTGAGATTATGGGCTGGAAACTTGAACTTCTGGATTATACAGAAGGTACTTCAGGTGGTTACAAAGAGATCATCTGCACAGTTTCCGGAGAGGATGTGTATGGTAAACTGAAGTTCGAATCCGGAGTACACAGGGTACAGAGAGTGCCGGCAACAGAAACTCAGGGTCGTGTGCACACTTCAGCTGCAACTGTAGTTGCTCTGCCAGAAGTTGAGGATGTAGAAATCGATATCAATATGAATGATATCAGAAAAGATACTTTTTGCTCTTCCGGTCCTGGCGGTCAGTCAGTAAACACCACTTACTCAGCAATTCGTCTTACCCACATTCCGACAGGTGTGGTGGTACAGTGTCAGGATGAAAAATCTCAGATCAAGAACTTCGATAAAGCCCTTAAGGTACTGCGTTCAAGATTATATGAGATTGAACTTCAAAAGCAAAATGAAGAGATCGGTGCTCAGAGAAAATCTTTGGTTGGAAGTGGTGACAGGTCAGATAAAATCAGAACGTACAACTATCCTCAGGGTCGTGTAACCGACCACAGAATAGGTTATACTGTTTATAATCTTCCTGTTGTAATGGATGGGCATATTGAGGATTTTATAGAGCAGCTTCGTATTGCTGAAAATGCTGAAAGGCTGAAAGAAGGAGTTAAATAA
- the glyA gene encoding serine hydroxymethyltransferase — METTIISALRDNQIFDLIAREKRRQESGVELIASENFTSRQVMEAMGSVLTNKYAEGLPGKRYYGGCEIVDLSEQLAIDRLKKLFKVEWANVQPHSGAQANMAVFLACLTPGDTILGFDLSHGGHLSHGSPVNFSGKYFKPVFYGVEKETGIINLDKVEEIALREKPKLIVCGASAYSRDWDYKRFREIADKVGAVLLADIAHPAGLIAKGLLNDPVPHCHFVTSTTHKTLRGPRGGIIMMGKDFENPMGLKTPKGEIRMMSNVMDMAVFPGVQGGPLEHVIAAKAVSFFEALSDDYLDYAKQVKKNAQVMADAFKKRGYEIISGGTDNHLMLIDLRSKGLTGKFAENTLIQADITINKNMVPFDDKSPFVTSGMRVGTAAVTTRGMKEADMEKIVDLIDTVLMSNEDQKVIQKVKKDINHWMEDFPLYV, encoded by the coding sequence ATGGAAACTACAATAATATCTGCCTTAAGGGATAATCAAATCTTTGATCTAATCGCCCGCGAAAAAAGAAGACAGGAGAGTGGTGTTGAACTTATTGCTTCTGAGAATTTTACCTCTCGTCAGGTGATGGAAGCTATGGGTAGCGTATTAACAAACAAATATGCAGAAGGCCTGCCAGGTAAAAGATACTATGGCGGATGCGAAATTGTAGACCTTTCAGAGCAATTGGCTATTGACAGACTAAAGAAATTATTTAAAGTTGAATGGGCCAACGTTCAGCCACATTCCGGTGCACAGGCAAATATGGCTGTATTCCTTGCCTGCCTTACTCCTGGAGATACAATACTTGGATTTGACCTTTCTCACGGCGGCCACCTTTCTCATGGTTCACCGGTTAACTTTTCCGGTAAATACTTCAAACCAGTATTTTATGGTGTTGAAAAAGAAACTGGAATAATTAATCTTGATAAAGTTGAAGAAATAGCCTTAAGAGAGAAACCAAAATTGATCGTTTGTGGCGCTTCTGCATATTCGAGAGACTGGGATTACAAACGTTTCAGGGAGATCGCAGATAAAGTAGGTGCTGTATTGCTTGCTGATATTGCCCACCCTGCCGGTCTGATAGCTAAAGGATTATTGAACGATCCTGTTCCTCATTGTCATTTTGTTACCTCGACTACACACAAAACTCTTAGAGGTCCAAGAGGTGGTATCATTATGATGGGCAAAGATTTTGAAAATCCAATGGGTCTTAAAACTCCTAAAGGTGAGATCAGAATGATGTCTAACGTTATGGATATGGCTGTTTTCCCGGGAGTACAAGGTGGTCCGCTTGAGCATGTGATTGCTGCAAAAGCTGTTTCTTTCTTTGAGGCGCTATCAGATGATTATCTTGATTATGCTAAGCAGGTTAAGAAAAATGCTCAGGTTATGGCTGACGCATTTAAAAAGAGAGGATATGAAATCATTTCAGGAGGCACTGATAATCACCTGATGCTTATCGACCTCAGATCTAAAGGCCTTACAGGTAAATTTGCAGAGAATACTCTTATTCAGGCGGATATTACAATAAACAAAAACATGGTTCCGTTTGATGACAAATCTCCGTTTGTTACTTCCGGAATGAGAGTTGGTACAGCTGCTGTTACTACCAGAGGTATGAAAGAAGCCGATATGGAAAAAATCGTTGATCTGATTGACACAGTATTGATGAGCAATGAAGATCAAAAGGTTATTCAAAAGGTGAAAAAAGACATCAATCACTGGATGGAAGATTTTCCTCTATACGTATAA
- the tatC gene encoding twin-arginine translocase subunit TatC produces MAKAQHKEMSFLDHLEELRWHLIRSLISIVVFSLVAFLAKDFIFQTIILGPSKTDFWTYQMLCKLGPDLCIEKMNFSLQNRTLGGQFTMHINAAFVIGLILAFPYTFWEIWSFIKPGLYIKEQTAASGLLFYVTLLFISGVLFGYYIVSPMSINFLANYTLDPSIENNFDLASYISTLTMMVLGSGLMFQLPVAVFILSKLGVMTPDFMKAYRRHAIVVILVVAAIITPPDVLSQVVISLPLFVLYELSIFISASVNKKRKKKEEMQELTYS; encoded by the coding sequence GTGGCAAAAGCTCAGCATAAAGAGATGTCATTTCTTGACCACCTTGAGGAGTTGAGGTGGCATCTCATTAGATCGTTAATTTCAATTGTTGTATTCTCTTTGGTTGCGTTTCTGGCAAAGGATTTCATCTTTCAGACTATTATCCTTGGACCGTCCAAAACAGATTTCTGGACATATCAAATGTTATGCAAGCTTGGTCCGGATTTGTGTATTGAAAAGATGAATTTCTCTCTTCAAAACAGAACTCTTGGAGGGCAGTTTACAATGCACATCAATGCAGCATTTGTAATAGGACTTATTCTTGCTTTTCCTTATACATTCTGGGAAATCTGGAGCTTTATTAAACCAGGATTGTATATAAAAGAGCAAACTGCAGCAAGCGGTCTACTGTTCTATGTAACGCTTTTGTTTATCTCCGGTGTGCTTTTTGGTTACTACATCGTTTCTCCGATGTCCATTAACTTTCTTGCAAATTATACTCTGGATCCAAGTATTGAAAATAACTTTGACCTGGCATCATATATTTCTACCCTTACCATGATGGTTCTCGGTAGCGGTTTGATGTTCCAGTTGCCTGTAGCTGTATTTATACTTTCGAAGCTGGGCGTCATGACTCCCGACTTTATGAAAGCTTACAGAAGGCATGCCATTGTTGTTATTTTAGTAGTTGCAGCTATCATCACTCCTCCTGATGTTCTTAGTCAGGTCGTAATTTCTCTGCCTCTTTTTGTGCTGTATGAATTAAGTATCTTTATCTCTGCCAGTGTAAACAAGAAGAGAAAGAAAAAAGAAGAAATGCAAGAGCTGACATATTCTTAG
- the rpiB gene encoding ribose 5-phosphate isomerase B, whose product MSKKIALGGDHAGYTYKKEIIADLQSKGYEVKDFGPFSEASVDYPDFVHPLSKAVESKEFDFGILICGSGNGVAITANKYKDIRASLCWTNDLAALARQHNDANVLCLPARFIELADAKKFVQTFINTPFEGGRHQNRVDKINKCY is encoded by the coding sequence ATGAGTAAAAAAATTGCACTTGGCGGTGATCATGCCGGGTACACCTACAAGAAGGAAATAATAGCAGACCTTCAGAGCAAAGGTTATGAAGTTAAAGACTTTGGGCCATTTAGTGAAGCATCCGTAGACTATCCGGATTTTGTGCATCCATTATCCAAGGCTGTAGAAAGTAAAGAATTTGATTTTGGAATTCTTATTTGCGGAAGCGGGAATGGAGTTGCAATCACCGCAAATAAATATAAAGACATCAGGGCTTCGCTGTGCTGGACAAATGATCTTGCTGCATTGGCGAGACAGCATAATGATGCAAACGTACTATGTCTTCCTGCAAGATTTATAGAACTGGCAGATGCAAAGAAATTTGTCCAGACTTTTATTAATACTCCTTTTGAAGGAGGAAGGCATCAGAACAGAGTTGATAAAATTAATAAATGCTATTAA
- the rbfA gene encoding 30S ribosome-binding factor RbfA, with product MDSKRQQKVSRLIQKEMGELFQRDTKGIFGGAFITVTHVKISPDLGVASIYLSFLKNNNQNAILQNIRENTKQVRKMLGEKVGKQLRIVPQLVFHIDDTVEYAANIDKILSGLDIPPAKNEDEENEDE from the coding sequence ATGGACAGCAAAAGACAACAAAAAGTTTCCAGATTAATACAAAAAGAAATGGGAGAACTTTTTCAGAGAGACACCAAAGGAATATTTGGGGGAGCATTTATCACTGTGACTCATGTAAAAATCAGCCCTGATCTTGGGGTTGCTTCTATTTATTTAAGCTTTTTGAAAAACAATAACCAAAATGCCATTCTTCAAAATATAAGAGAAAATACCAAGCAGGTCAGAAAAATGCTGGGGGAGAAAGTCGGAAAACAGCTGAGAATCGTCCCACAACTTGTTTTTCATATCGATGATACTGTTGAATATGCTGCGAATATTGATAAGATCCTTTCCGGACTTGATATTCCTCCTGCAAAAAATGAGGATGAAGAAAACGAAGACGAATAA
- a CDS encoding ABC transporter permease, whose translation MRVPFFIAKRYFLFGRKINFINIVSLLSILVVAFVTMSLVVALSVFNGLENLIRSLYNTFDPQLKISAVKGKSFKVDHDFLDKLKSNKGIAIITEVIEDNVLVKYKEDQMVVKMKGVSENFLNQKRLDSMIVAGELKFHDRGKDYAIIGRGIQYNLAISLNSEINPLQVWYPKNIKAVSSLSPDKVFSRENIRAGAVFAIEKQYDDNYIFVPLDFAERLLNYGDKRTSLEIKVKDGFKVNKVRDQLRELLGEDYLVQNSDEQHASLLRAVKIEKLFMFFTISFILAVASMNIFFCLTMLAINKKRDIAILYSLGATPSMVRAIFLTEGALIAFTGAILGLVLGIGLCIAQQQFGMVSMGMETSLVDAYPVKMELSDFISTGITIIVITFLASVRPANRAIEVSIRENI comes from the coding sequence TTGAGGGTACCCTTTTTCATTGCAAAGCGCTATTTTTTATTTGGCAGGAAAATTAATTTTATAAATATAGTTTCTCTGCTCTCCATCCTTGTGGTTGCTTTTGTAACCATGTCTCTTGTGGTAGCACTAAGCGTATTCAATGGATTGGAGAACCTTATCCGTTCACTTTACAATACCTTTGATCCACAATTAAAGATTTCCGCTGTGAAGGGAAAATCCTTTAAGGTTGATCATGATTTTCTGGATAAGCTTAAATCCAATAAGGGAATAGCTATCATTACGGAAGTCATAGAGGACAATGTTCTTGTCAAATACAAGGAAGATCAAATGGTAGTGAAAATGAAAGGGGTTTCGGAAAACTTTCTCAATCAAAAGAGACTAGATTCCATGATTGTGGCAGGAGAGCTGAAGTTCCATGACAGAGGAAAAGATTATGCAATCATAGGCCGGGGAATCCAGTATAATCTGGCTATTTCACTGAATAGTGAAATTAACCCCTTGCAAGTCTGGTACCCTAAAAATATTAAAGCAGTATCTTCTTTAAGTCCTGACAAAGTTTTTAGCAGAGAAAACATAAGGGCAGGAGCAGTATTTGCCATTGAAAAGCAATATGACGATAATTATATTTTCGTACCACTGGATTTTGCAGAAAGACTGTTGAATTATGGGGACAAACGTACATCTTTGGAGATAAAGGTAAAGGATGGTTTTAAAGTAAATAAAGTAAGAGATCAATTGAGAGAATTGCTCGGCGAGGATTATCTTGTTCAGAATAGTGACGAGCAGCATGCAAGCCTGTTGCGTGCTGTTAAAATTGAAAAACTTTTTATGTTTTTTACTATATCATTTATCCTTGCTGTGGCTTCTATGAATATATTCTTCTGTCTTACAATGCTTGCCATTAACAAGAAACGTGATATAGCCATTCTCTATTCATTGGGTGCAACACCATCTATGGTTAGGGCAATTTTTCTTACTGAAGGCGCTTTGATTGCATTTACCGGAGCTATTTTAGGACTTGTTCTTGGTATTGGACTTTGCATAGCCCAGCAACAATTCGGAATGGTCTCTATGGGTATGGAAACATCCCTCGTGGATGCATATCCCGTTAAAATGGAACTCAGTGATTTCATTAGCACAGGTATTACAATTATTGTCATCACCTTTTTAGCCTCTGTAAGACCTGCAAATAGGGCCATTGAGGTTAGTATAAGGGAAAATATTTAA